GGGATGCGCCTTCGGCTTCCTTGGTGCCGCGCGAAAGGTACGGGTTGAGGATGGTCGGGGCCTGCCAATAGCGGAGCGTCGCCATCCCGCCCTCGCCGGCTCGATCCAGGTAGTAGCCGGCGCCGACCAGGATCGGCAGCCCATAGGAAACGACCCGCTTGACGAAAATCATCTTCCGGCGCTTCGTCCGGGTAGCGGGATTGAGGGACTTGTAATAGAGGAATGTCTCGCCGAACGCCTGCGCCACACTCAGGTCGTCCCGGTCGTTGAGCGACGTCAACTCGGAATCGGTGTAAGCCCACTCTTCATGGGACGAGTCCCCGCTGAAGAGCGTCTTGCCGTGCCGGTCCACACCGAAGACGTAGATCGACTTGTGTGTCCACCGCGGGTCGGCGGACAGAGAGATGGAGGCGAAGTAGCCGTTCGCTTCCAGCTCCAGCGCGGCGCAACGGACGAACTCCTGAAGTCTGTCCGCGGAAGGCTCGGCGGCCAGATCCATGGCGTTGACGTCTTCCGGCCTGCAGTTTCCGGGCAGGTCGGGGCGGTAGATGCCCGCGCCGATGGAGGCGGGAATTCCATCCCAGTCGATGGCTTTGAGGAAGGAAGCTTTCGGCGCCGGCTCTCCGGTCTCCGGATGCGGGGAGGCGTAGTAGATCCATGCCTCGTCGAATTTGGTCATGAGGCGGTACTGTTCCGCGTACCAGTCGTTGCCCCAGACATCGACATACAGCCCCCACGGCTGGCCTTCTCTCGACGGGTCACGCGGATAGACCAGCGACCTGGACTGATCGCTCACCGGCGACACCTCGTCCACGAAGACATAGATCGACCCGCTCTTCCACCGGTCGTCCTCGTGGAAGGCCCGCCGAGCCTCGTCGAAGCCCATTTCCTGGACATACTCGTGGGCGCATCGTACGAATGCCTGAACGTCCTCCGGAGTTCGGACGGCGCCGGCCGCAACCGAATTGTCGGAACAGGTCAGGTTTTCAGCGGCGGCGAAACCGGAACCAGCAATCAACAGGATCAAGGGAATACATAATGGGGGGAGTGCCTGTCTCTTCATGGGACGAACAGACTACCACGGGCGGATGTGATATCAAGACGAGCGGGTCGGCAGAGAGTCGCCGGTTTCCGCGGTCGCGGGCGGACGGAATACGCCGCCGACGGCACACCCGAGAAAGGAGCCTGAATCGTGAATCTGGAGCAGATCCTGCTGCATCTGAAGCTGGACGGCTTCTGCGTGGTGAAAGGGGTCATTCCCCAGGAGGAGGTCCGGACCATTCGACGCGAGGTCGAGGCCGTCATGGCGGCGCAGGGTTCTGCCGACACCTACCAGGGTGTGAGCAGCGCCTTCGGCGTGCTGGATTCCATCCCCACGTTCGTGCCGTACCTGGCGGATGAGACGGTCATGGCCGTGGCCCGCGCCTGGTTCGGCGGCCACCTGCGCATCTCCTACACCGGGAGCATGATCACCGAGCCGGGAAACGAGCGGGGCCGCTGGCACGCGGACTGGCCCTACAACCAGGAAAAGGCCGCCCACGTCCCGGCTCCCTACCCCGACACGCCGTTCCAGCTCTCCTCCATCTGGATGATTTCCGACTTTACCGACGAAAACGGCGGCACCTGGATCGTCCCCGGCAGCCACCGGACCTCGGACAATCCCACCGGCGCCATCGGAGTTCCCCTGTTCGAACCCTACCCCACCGAGCGGCACGCCACCGGTCCGGCGGGCAGCGTCTTTCTCTTCGACAGCCGGCTCTGGCACGCCACGGCGAGCAACGAGAGCGGCGGACGCCGCATCAGCATGATCGTGCGTTACGTTCCGTGGTGGCTGGACACGCGGGTCCTGATGCCGGGAACCAGAGCGCGCCGGACCATGGTGGACGAGCCGGGCTTGCCGGAGAACGAGATTCCGCCGGTGAGACCGGCCGTCTACGAATGCCTCCCGGAAACGGTGAAGCCCCTTTACCGCCATTGGGTCAGGAGTTAC
The Acidobacteriota bacterium DNA segment above includes these coding regions:
- a CDS encoding phytanoyl-CoA dioxygenase family protein: MNLEQILLHLKLDGFCVVKGVIPQEEVRTIRREVEAVMAAQGSADTYQGVSSAFGVLDSIPTFVPYLADETVMAVARAWFGGHLRISYTGSMITEPGNERGRWHADWPYNQEKAAHVPAPYPDTPFQLSSIWMISDFTDENGGTWIVPGSHRTSDNPTGAIGVPLFEPYPTERHATGPAGSVFLFDSRLWHATASNESGGRRISMIVRYVPWWLDTRVLMPGTRARRTMVDEPGLPENEIPPVRPAVYECLPETVKPLYRHWVRSY